From Pseudoalteromonas sp. DL-6, one genomic window encodes:
- a CDS encoding dicarboxylate/amino acid:cation symporter encodes MKLILKLIAGIVAGILVGLYIPLTGVELLYTVKELIGQLISFTIPLIILFFIASGIAGLPKGSGHLLGKTVGFAYGSTIIAGTLAFLLVTAVIPFLSGGISFEAEAVTEVGSFIDLEIPPLMGVMTALVTAFVFGIGMSQLGLDTLKTVSDQGRDIIDGLLSKVIIPALPFYIAGVFAEMTVAGTVVDTLQAFGVVLIAALVMHWLWLSVLYIVSGLLLKRNPIELIKNMLPAYFTALGTMSSAATIPVSLQSSKANNVKEDVANFTVPLCATIHLSGSTITIVTCAMAVMYLSPSMEIPSLMAMLPFIMMLGVVMIAAPGAPGGAVMSALGLLTSMLGFNEGAVALMIALYLAQDSFGTACNVTGDGIIALWVDRFSEKASA; translated from the coding sequence ATGAAGTTAATCTTAAAATTAATTGCCGGTATTGTGGCCGGTATTTTAGTCGGGCTCTACATTCCCTTAACTGGCGTTGAGCTTTTATATACAGTAAAAGAGCTTATTGGCCAGCTTATTAGTTTTACAATTCCACTGATTATTTTGTTTTTTATTGCCTCAGGTATTGCTGGGCTACCTAAAGGATCAGGCCATCTATTGGGGAAAACGGTTGGTTTTGCGTATGGCTCAACAATTATAGCCGGTACTTTAGCGTTTTTATTAGTGACAGCGGTTATTCCGTTCTTAAGCGGTGGTATTTCATTTGAAGCCGAAGCAGTCACTGAGGTAGGTAGCTTTATTGACTTAGAAATTCCACCGTTAATGGGTGTTATGACAGCTTTAGTCACAGCCTTTGTCTTTGGTATTGGTATGAGTCAGCTTGGATTAGACACATTAAAAACTGTGTCGGATCAGGGGCGCGACATTATTGATGGTTTACTATCAAAAGTAATTATTCCGGCATTGCCGTTTTACATTGCGGGTGTATTTGCTGAAATGACTGTAGCAGGTACCGTTGTCGACACATTACAAGCATTTGGTGTAGTGTTAATTGCTGCATTAGTTATGCATTGGCTATGGTTGAGTGTGCTTTATATTGTATCGGGCCTATTACTTAAGCGTAATCCTATTGAGCTAATTAAAAATATGTTACCTGCGTACTTTACTGCACTAGGAACCATGTCGAGCGCGGCAACCATTCCAGTTTCTTTGCAATCAAGTAAAGCCAATAACGTAAAAGAAGATGTAGCAAACTTTACCGTGCCATTATGCGCCACTATTCATTTATCTGGATCAACAATTACCATTGTAACCTGTGCCATGGCTGTGATGTATTTATCGCCTAGCATGGAAATACCTTCACTAATGGCTATGCTGCCATTCATTATGATGTTAGGTGTAGTGATGATTGCAGCGCCAGGTGCACCAGGTGGTGCGGTAATGTCGGCATTAGGTTTACTTACGAGCATGCTAGGTTTCAACGAAGGTGCAGTGGCACTAATGATTGCACTTTACTTAGCGCAAGATAGCTTTGGTACTGCGTGTAATGTAACGGGTGATGGTATTATTGCTTTATGGGTTGACCGTTTTAGTGAAAAAGCGTCAGCTTAA
- the uvrY gene encoding UvrY/SirA/GacA family response regulator transcription factor: MINVLLVDDHELVRTGIRRILDDIRGFKVIGEAKTGEEAVQFCRQHAPNIVLMDMNMPGMGGLEATKKICRYCPDVKIIVLTVNCEDPFPSKVMQIGAHGFLTKGAGSDEMVRAIRCVHAGQRYIAPEIAQQIALAQVTGRTDENPFQSLSERELQIMLMITKGEKAQDIAERLNLSSKTVNSYRYRMFEKLNVGGDVELTHLAIRYKMIDIDISY; encoded by the coding sequence TTGATTAACGTACTTTTAGTTGATGACCATGAACTTGTTCGCACAGGGATCAGACGTATTCTTGATGATATACGTGGTTTTAAAGTGATAGGTGAAGCTAAAACAGGCGAAGAGGCTGTGCAGTTTTGCCGTCAGCATGCGCCAAATATAGTGTTAATGGATATGAACATGCCTGGTATGGGCGGGCTTGAGGCAACTAAAAAGATTTGCCGTTACTGTCCTGATGTGAAAATTATTGTCCTTACTGTTAATTGCGAAGACCCATTTCCAAGTAAGGTAATGCAAATTGGTGCGCATGGTTTTTTAACCAAAGGTGCTGGGTCTGATGAAATGGTTCGCGCTATACGTTGTGTGCACGCAGGACAACGTTATATTGCTCCAGAAATAGCACAACAGATTGCACTGGCTCAAGTAACTGGTAGAACTGATGAAAATCCATTTCAAAGCCTATCTGAGCGTGAACTACAAATTATGTTGATGATCACCAAAGGTGAAAAAGCACAAGATATCGCTGAGCGCTTAAATTTGAGTTCTAAAACAGTAAACAGTTATCGCTATCGTATGTTTGAAAAGCTTAACGTAGGAGGCGATGTAGAGCTTACTCATTTAGCTATACGTTACAAAATGATTGATATAGATATATCTTACTAG